The genomic interval CAATCGCTTCGCCATTATCGACCTGCCCAACACCGCCGTCGCCACCAGCCTCCGACCCCAGGATCTGCCCAACTACCGCTACAGCATTCTCACCTGGGATGTGGCCCAGCAGCCCACTAACCCACCGTCCACTCGCATTACCCTCAAGCTTGGTCCCACCAGCCCCGACTGGCGCGCCCTGCGCAACAACAGTGGGGTGGTGGTGCTGCCCCCCAGCGGGGTGCCCATCAGCAGCGTCTCTGACGAACCCCCGCCCCTGGCGACTGCCCCCAGCACCCAAGCCCCGCCAGTTCAGGCCCAGGCACCGCCGCCCCCTGCTCAAACCCCGCCCCCGCCTACCCCCACCCCACCCCCCACTCGCTCGGCTGAGTCGCCCCCTATGCCTGCGGCCCCCAGCGGCCGGGTGGTGGTGGTAATCGACCCCGGCCACGGCGGCCGCGACCCCGGCGCAGTGGGCATCGGCGGCCTGCAGGAAAAACAGGTGATCTTCCCAATTTCCATGCGGGTGGCAGAACTGCTGGAGCAGCAGGGGGTGACGGTGGTGATGACCCGCCGCACAGACGTCACGGTGAGCCTGCAGGAGCGCTCTAACATTGCCAACCGCGCCCAGGGCAATGTGTTTGTCAGTATCCATGCCAATGCCATCAGCATGAGCCGCCCGGATGTCAACGGCATTGAGACTTACTTTTCCTCCGAGAGCGGACGCCGGTTGGCGACTACCCTCCAGGCCAGTATGCTGGCGGCGACGGGAATGCGCGATCGCGGCGTCAAGCAGGCCCGCTTCCACGTGCTGCGGGCCACCAACATGCCCGCAGCCCTGGTGGAGGTGGGCTTTGTCACCGGTGCCCAGGATGCCCCCCGCCTGGCCGACCCCGCCTGGCGCGAAACCATGGCCCAGGCGATCGCCCGGGGAATTTTGCAATACCTCCAGGGGGGCTAGCCGAGCGGAGCGGGCGATAGGTTAACCATTGCAGTTCGCTGGCTAGGGGGAGCAGGGTTATGACCGCAGCGATCGCTGAAAGGTCTTAACCGCCTCGACGTGGTTGACCATATTGATGCAGCGTTGCAGCAGCGCCAGATCCAGCCCGCTGACCGCTTCGCTGGTGTCCACTTTTTCGTAGCGCAGGGCATTGTTGGGGCCTCGCAGGTGGTAAACCTCTAAGACCCCGTCTTCCCAAAACCAAACTTCTTGAATCTTTAGTCGCCGGTAGGCTTCTAGCTTGTTGATGCCGCCGGTAGAAAACACCACCTCAATCGCTAGATCGGGGCGATCGCGTCCGGGGGCCAGTTTGTAAGACTCATCGGCCTCGCGCTTGACGGCTCCGCCTTCGCTTTCGAGTGTCATGGAGCCAGTGGGGGTAAAGTCGAACCCGGCCATCAGCAGGTAAAGCTCTAGCAGGGCGGCAATGCGCTTTTTGACGGTTTCGTGGGGTTCACCCGGCCTGCGCCGAATCTCTAAAACACCATCTAAAAACGAGAGCCGGTAGCCTGGACGGGCTAACAACTGCTCAACCGCTTTGAACTCTCTCCAGGTCAGACCCTCAAACAGGAGGGGGGCTGCTGGGTCGAGGGTGGCGATCGCCGCTGGGCGCATAGGACTCTCCTACCGTTTGGCCAGAACTCTATAACTAGTACTCCCCAGGGAACCAGTACTCCCCAGGGGCAACGGTGGCGTCCCCAGGACAGTGGTTCGGTATGATAGGAGGACCGTGACACCGTTGGCCACTCCCTAGATAGTCACCTATGGCAGCTCCGAACTACACCCTGGCCAAAACCTTGCGCGAAGCCTATCGGGTCTGTGATGTGCGCCCGCTGTCTTTGGAGAACATCGATCGCTATTACATTCCCTTTGAATCTCGCCAGAATGCCATTAGCGATGTCAACGGCAGATTGGCTGTCACTGAACCGGGGGAATTTGGCACTGTCCTATTTACCGGTCATATCGGCTGCGGCAAAAGTTCAGAACTGGCGCGAATCTCCCAGCACCAGCAGGAGGACTTTTTAGTGGTGGAGGTGCAGGTGGATGAGGAAGCAGACATTCAGGACATCGAGTACACCGATCTGTATTTGATTATCATCAAGCAAGTGGAGTTTGAACTCCGTAAGCTAAATATTCAGTTCGACCAAGATTTACTCAAAGGGTTTGAGGATTGGTTTAAGGAAATCACCACGGAGACTGAAGAAAGCGTAGCGCGATCGGTGAATGTAGCTGCCGAGGC from Leptolyngbya sp. KIOST-1 carries:
- a CDS encoding N-acetylmuramoyl-L-alanine amidase, translating into MAGLAAVGALVVVAPARAATLQYWWFDAQTNQLVFTTDSEVQPQAQLLVNPTRIVVDLPNTQLGGTSTSQAVGGAIREVRAGQFDRQTARLVIELAPGYSLNPQDVRVQGIRPNQWAVQLPPLSQGAALPQGTIPTPSATTNQVQGATGSGAGATLTGVVTTGDGFLIRLSGESTTPNVQISNDSADNRFAIIDLPNTAVATSLRPQDLPNYRYSILTWDVAQQPTNPPSTRITLKLGPTSPDWRALRNNSGVVVLPPSGVPISSVSDEPPPLATAPSTQAPPVQAQAPPPPAQTPPPPTPTPPPTRSAESPPMPAAPSGRVVVVIDPGHGGRDPGAVGIGGLQEKQVIFPISMRVAELLEQQGVTVVMTRRTDVTVSLQERSNIANRAQGNVFVSIHANAISMSRPDVNGIETYFSSESGRRLATTLQASMLAATGMRDRGVKQARFHVLRATNMPAALVEVGFVTGAQDAPRLADPAWRETMAQAIARGILQYLQGG
- a CDS encoding Uma2 family endonuclease, translating into MRPAAIATLDPAAPLLFEGLTWREFKAVEQLLARPGYRLSFLDGVLEIRRRPGEPHETVKKRIAALLELYLLMAGFDFTPTGSMTLESEGGAVKREADESYKLAPGRDRPDLAIEVVFSTGGINKLEAYRRLKIQEVWFWEDGVLEVYHLRGPNNALRYEKVDTSEAVSGLDLALLQRCINMVNHVEAVKTFQRSLRS